From the genome of Desulfovibrio intestinalis:
GATTCTCCAGGGTGGTCCGGGTGGACGCAGCCGCCTGATGGGACCGGGAAAGACAGCGGGTCTAGTTTGTTTGATCGGGTATTTGGCCGGGGCAAGTCTGCACCGGGCATGCGGTTATCATGTGACAGTTTCAAGGAAAACAGGCGTCACGTCCCCTTGGGCGGCGTGCCGGGAGGCGGGCTGAAAAAAGGGCACAGCAATCCATGCCGCAACGTGGGCGAGTGGGGCCGGACACAAATGGCAGGTGACGCCGCCGTATTGCCCGTATGCGGGAAAACCCCGCACGTATGCGTGGATTGTTGGCTCATGATGCTGGATGGGTGAACAGGCCATACCTGCACAAACGCAGCACTTCGCCGAAAAACCTCAATAATAAGGTAGATCCGGCGGCGCATGGCAGTTGTCTGAAGCCGGGCCTGCCCGGCATTCAGACAACAATTAATCAGAAAGATTTACTGATTGTACTCTTCATTTCGCATCTCTGCAATAAGAGATGTTAGGGTGCGGGTTTGCCGCGCCAAATCGCCAACGGCTTCAGAGGCCTCGTTCATTGCCTGCGCTGTTTGCTGTACGGCCTCGTTGACCGTGGATATGGAGCGGTTGATCTCTTCGCTGGCAACGGACTGCTGTTCACTGGCGGCGGCAATGGCGTTGACCTGATCCGCTGTGCCCTCGACGGTGGTGACTATTTCACCAAGAGCCTGGCCTGACTGGTTGGCGAACCCGGTGGCGTTGTCGACCTGCGCGGCGGCCATATCCATAGCAGCCACACTTTTTGCCGTGCTTTCCTGAATGGCCTTGATGGCGCTACCCACGTCATGCGTTGACGTCATGGTTTTTTCGGCCAGTTTGCGCACCTCGTCTGCCACCACGGCGAAGCCGCGCCCGGCTTCACCAGCACGGGCAGCTTCAATGGCCGCGTTGAGAGCCAGCAGGTTGGTTTGATCTGCAATATCGGAAATGACATTCATGATATTGCTGATGGCCTGGGCCTGCGTGTTGAGCTGGCCCATATTTTCTGTGAGGCGCAGCGAAACCTCGTGCACCTGTCCGATGCTGAGTACGGCCTGTTCCACAATGTGCGCTCCAGCCAAGGCTTTTTCGCGGGTTTCGTGTGACGCTGCGGAGGCCTGGGCCGCATTGTGGGCCACGTTATGCACTGTGGCGTTCATCTGATTCATGGCACTGGCCGCTTCAGCCAGCCGCTGGGCAGAAGCAATCGCGCCCTTGTCGGATTGTTCGATCTGTACCGAGAGCTGGGTGGAAGCTGCGCTGACACCCTGGGCGACCTGCTCAAGTTTATGGGCAGCGGCAAGCATGGCCGCTGTTTTCTTTTTGGCATCTTCTTCAGAAGTTTCAGCCTTGCGTAAGGCTTCCGCCGCCATGTGCGATTGCTCCAGGGCCTTTTCCGATTCCTGGTGGGCCCGTTCGATATGGCTTTTCAGGGCTTCCACCATAGCGACGATGTCGCCGTACACGCCGCGCCGGGAGCCGCCATCATCCATGTGGTAGTCGCCCTTGGCCACACGGCGGGCAATAAGAGCGAGCTGGCCGGGATCCTTGCCAAGCTGCCTGCTGACTGACCGCGTAAGAAGCAGGCAGATGCCCACCGCACAAATGAGGCCCGCTCCGGCAAGAATCAGGGACGTGGCGCGGGCCTGCTCGCCGATGGAGGAAGCGTCGCCCGCCGCCTGCTGGCTGCCGTTGACGCTGCGGCTGAGCAGCTCGCCGTATGCCTCGGCCATTTTTTCAAAAACAGGACGGTACTTGCCGTCAAAGTTGGACACCGCCATGCCCCGGCGGCCGTTGAGTATGCCTTTGACAAGATTTTCGCGTATGTCATCGGCTTCAGTGGACAAGGCGTCGATGCGCTCTATAAGCTCTTTGTCCTGCATGCTGATGCCGTCCGGCAGGGACTGCATGAGAGCAAGAAATCTTTCGCGATTTTCTTGCAAAATCTGCAGGGATTGCTGGATTCTCGCTTCATACTTGCGGATTTCGTCCGCGTAGTTTTGCGACATGATGGCGGCAAGGTCGGCCCGCACGGCATTGATTTGTATGTTCATGCTCTGGACGGTGATAACCGCCGGCAGCCATGTGGTGTCGATTTCATTGACTCTGGAATTCATTGCATCCAGATTTTTGATGGCTACGCCTGAAAGAATGAGAAGTATGGCAATAACAGACAGAAATGACAGCATGAGTTTGACGCCCAGCTTCATTGGCGTTCCCTCCACGATGGCCGGTGTACGACGCGGGGCAAAGCCCTGCATCTGACAAAAAAAGCCCGACAGACCATACTGCGGGCTACATGGCCATTCCGCCTTGCTGCGGAATGTGGGGGGTGCCTTTCCGCTGGTGCCCCGAACCTGACTGGCGACAGGAGGGCGCGGATGGGGTGGAGCGGGCCTGACGCCCGAATCCCTCTAAGCATTACTGTGATCTATGTTTTTTGTAGCAGCCTCTTTGCGTTTTCGCAACTGGCTGTATG
Proteins encoded in this window:
- a CDS encoding methyl-accepting chemotaxis protein; protein product: MKLGVKLMLSFLSVIAILLILSGVAIKNLDAMNSRVNEIDTTWLPAVITVQSMNIQINAVRADLAAIMSQNYADEIRKYEARIQQSLQILQENRERFLALMQSLPDGISMQDKELIERIDALSTEADDIRENLVKGILNGRRGMAVSNFDGKYRPVFEKMAEAYGELLSRSVNGSQQAAGDASSIGEQARATSLILAGAGLICAVGICLLLTRSVSRQLGKDPGQLALIARRVAKGDYHMDDGGSRRGVYGDIVAMVEALKSHIERAHQESEKALEQSHMAAEALRKAETSEEDAKKKTAAMLAAAHKLEQVAQGVSAASTQLSVQIEQSDKGAIASAQRLAEAASAMNQMNATVHNVAHNAAQASAASHETREKALAGAHIVEQAVLSIGQVHEVSLRLTENMGQLNTQAQAISNIMNVISDIADQTNLLALNAAIEAARAGEAGRGFAVVADEVRKLAEKTMTSTHDVGSAIKAIQESTAKSVAAMDMAAAQVDNATGFANQSGQALGEIVTTVEGTADQVNAIAAASEQQSVASEEINRSISTVNEAVQQTAQAMNEASEAVGDLARQTRTLTSLIAEMRNEEYNQ